A genomic region of Sphingobium sp. HWE2-09 contains the following coding sequences:
- a CDS encoding efflux RND transporter periplasmic adaptor subunit gives MMKMTTRAALLALPLTLMLAACSGGTESGNEAEHAEEKGHAEEGDHADEGKIVLSEDQIASAGIQLGRPAMGGSGTLEIPATIEGDPQALQVVSAAIGGRIVALTRNLGESVGRGQTLAIIESREAAQMKGEVEASRARLALANSNLSREQRLFAQRVSPEQDLIAARTAATEARIAYHQATGQLSAAGGGGGGLNRIGIAAPASGQVIARSVALGQTVDANAELYRIANLATVSLSLNLQPADASRVKPGNSVLVTAPGRQATARVRFVSPVLDAQTRLVPVVALLDNRDGQWRMGEPVSAAVQLSGEGGDGAVRVPSTAVQTVEGKTMIFVRTPDGFQATPVILGETSGSMVIVRSGLRGDERIATTNSFTLKAELGKGEATHEDH, from the coding sequence ATGATGAAGATGACGACCCGTGCGGCGCTGCTGGCGCTGCCACTCACCTTGATGCTGGCCGCCTGTAGCGGCGGGACCGAATCAGGCAATGAGGCCGAGCACGCTGAAGAGAAGGGCCATGCCGAGGAAGGCGATCATGCCGATGAGGGCAAGATCGTCCTGAGCGAAGACCAGATCGCATCGGCCGGTATCCAACTGGGCCGCCCGGCCATGGGCGGATCGGGCACGCTGGAGATACCCGCGACGATCGAAGGCGATCCGCAGGCGTTGCAGGTCGTGTCGGCCGCGATCGGCGGACGGATCGTGGCGCTAACGCGCAATCTGGGCGAAAGCGTCGGTCGCGGCCAAACTCTGGCGATCATCGAAAGCCGGGAAGCCGCGCAGATGAAGGGCGAAGTGGAAGCATCGCGCGCGCGGCTGGCACTGGCCAATTCCAACCTGAGCCGCGAGCAGCGCCTGTTCGCGCAGCGCGTTTCGCCGGAGCAGGATTTGATCGCCGCGCGGACGGCGGCGACCGAAGCGCGCATCGCCTATCACCAGGCGACGGGCCAGTTGTCGGCGGCGGGCGGCGGCGGGGGCGGCCTCAATCGGATCGGCATCGCCGCCCCGGCGTCGGGACAGGTGATTGCGCGCAGCGTCGCCCTGGGCCAGACGGTCGATGCGAATGCCGAACTCTATCGCATCGCCAATCTGGCGACCGTGTCGCTGTCGCTCAATCTCCAGCCTGCCGATGCCAGCCGTGTCAAGCCGGGCAACAGCGTCCTCGTCACCGCGCCTGGACGTCAGGCGACCGCGCGGGTGCGTTTCGTGTCGCCGGTGCTGGATGCACAGACACGATTGGTGCCGGTGGTGGCGCTGCTCGACAATCGCGACGGCCAGTGGCGCATGGGTGAACCGGTGTCGGCGGCAGTGCAATTGTCTGGCGAAGGCGGCGACGGCGCAGTCCGGGTGCCCTCCACCGCCGTGCAGACGGTCGAGGGCAAGACCATGATATTCGTCCGGACGCCCGACGGCTTTCAGGCGACGCCGGTGATATTGGGCGAAACCAGCGGCAGCATGGTGATCGTGCGGTCGGGCCTGCGCGGTGACGAACGGATCGCGACCACCAACAGCTTCACGCTCAAGGCCGAACTCGGCAAGGGCGAAGCTACCCATGAGGACCATTGA
- a CDS encoding efflux RND transporter permease subunit produces the protein MIAPIVNWAVHKRWLVLLLTAIAAVIGGIALHRLPIDAVPDITNNQVQINVRAPALSPELVEKQVAFLIETALAGIAGLDHTRSLSRNGFAQITAVFDEATDIYFARQQVGERLSGVAGNLPEGVAPEMGPIATGLGEVYMWTVRLEHRKDDTHLPGEPGMQPDGSYITPEGDRLTSDIDKATYLRTAQDWIVAPLLKNIDGLAGIDSIGGYSKQYMVIPDVPRLAALGLTLTDLGTALERNNSSIGGGVIDRNGEGLAVRSDALVRNAAELSRTVITTREGVPITLGQVATVKTGQAVRMGSASENGTEVVVGTAVMRIGENSRTVATAVADRLKAINASLPPDVIVQPVLDRTALVNATIGTVARNLGEGALLVIVVLFALLGNWRAALIAAMVIPVTMLLTGFGMLKIGVSANLMSLGALDFGLIVDGAVIIVENALRRMAEAQHRQGRLLTKNERLHMVAMASREMIRPSVYGQAIIILVYVPLLTLTGVEGKSFVPMAATVIIALAFAFVLSLTAVPAAIAIWLSNRVEEKDGRIIHWLKTRYEPGLNRAMRRPAATIGAGIVGCGVAVVAFLSLGQVFMPQLDEGDLLIQAMRIPATSVQQSQAMQGPIERMIGKQPEVRFVFSKTGTAELASDPMPPNATDMFVILKPRDQWPDPSLTKAALVERLETKLNRIPGNAYEITQPIQMRFNELIAGVRGDVAVKVFGEDFDAMNRTANKIAGVLRRTEGATDVKVEQTAGLPMLDIRVDRDAMARVGVTVQDVQDTITATIGGRTSGTIFEGDRRFPVVIRLSDAQRADLTALRQIQVPVAGGRFVPLASVAAIRIIDGPNQISRENGKRRVVVQANVRGRDIASVVDDAQAAIAKDVRLPAGSYLEWGGQFENLASARERLQLVVPACFVLILLLLHAALGSVRDAAIVFTGVPMALVGGVLALFLRGMDFSISAAVGFIALSGIAVLNGLVMVSSIQDLMRTGVDRAEAARLGAVQRLRPVVMTALVASLGFVPMAIGAGAGAEVQKPVATVVIGGLISATLLTLFVLPTLYARYGGWRAASRTGPDDTQPLQAG, from the coding sequence ATGATCGCCCCCATCGTCAATTGGGCGGTCCACAAGCGCTGGCTCGTCCTGCTGCTGACCGCCATCGCCGCCGTGATCGGCGGCATTGCCCTGCACCGCCTGCCCATCGACGCGGTGCCGGACATCACCAACAACCAAGTGCAAATCAACGTCCGCGCGCCCGCCCTGTCGCCCGAACTGGTCGAAAAGCAGGTCGCCTTCCTGATCGAAACCGCGCTGGCGGGCATTGCGGGGCTGGACCATACGCGATCGCTCAGCCGCAACGGCTTTGCCCAGATTACAGCGGTCTTCGACGAGGCGACGGATATTTATTTCGCGCGGCAACAGGTTGGCGAACGGCTGAGCGGCGTGGCCGGGAACCTGCCCGAAGGGGTTGCCCCGGAGATGGGGCCGATCGCAACGGGCCTTGGCGAAGTCTATATGTGGACCGTGCGGCTGGAGCATCGCAAGGATGACACGCATCTACCCGGCGAACCGGGGATGCAGCCGGATGGCAGCTATATCACGCCCGAAGGCGACCGGCTGACCAGCGATATCGACAAGGCGACCTATCTGCGCACCGCGCAGGATTGGATCGTCGCGCCGTTGCTCAAGAATATCGACGGGCTGGCCGGGATCGATTCCATCGGCGGCTACAGCAAGCAATATATGGTGATACCCGACGTTCCGCGGCTCGCCGCGCTGGGCCTGACGCTGACGGATCTGGGCACCGCGCTGGAGCGCAACAACAGCAGCATCGGCGGCGGCGTGATCGACCGCAATGGCGAGGGGCTGGCGGTGCGATCGGACGCTTTGGTCCGCAACGCGGCGGAATTATCGCGCACCGTAATCACCACGCGCGAGGGCGTGCCGATCACGCTCGGCCAGGTTGCGACGGTGAAGACGGGTCAGGCCGTGCGGATGGGTTCGGCATCGGAAAACGGCACCGAAGTGGTGGTCGGCACGGCGGTCATGCGGATCGGCGAGAACAGCCGGACGGTGGCGACGGCGGTCGCCGATCGGCTGAAGGCGATCAACGCATCGCTGCCGCCCGACGTCATCGTCCAGCCGGTGCTGGATCGCACCGCACTGGTCAATGCGACGATTGGCACCGTCGCCCGCAATCTGGGCGAAGGGGCGCTGCTGGTCATCGTCGTGCTGTTTGCGCTGCTGGGCAACTGGCGCGCGGCGCTGATCGCGGCGATGGTGATCCCGGTCACGATGCTGCTCACCGGCTTTGGCATGCTCAAGATCGGCGTGTCGGCCAATCTCATGAGCCTGGGGGCGCTGGACTTCGGCCTGATCGTCGATGGCGCGGTCATCATCGTGGAAAATGCGCTGCGGCGCATGGCGGAGGCACAGCATCGCCAGGGGCGGTTGCTGACGAAGAACGAGCGGCTGCATATGGTGGCGATGGCGTCGCGCGAGATGATCCGGCCATCGGTCTATGGGCAGGCGATCATCATCCTGGTCTATGTGCCGCTGCTGACCCTGACCGGCGTGGAGGGCAAGAGCTTCGTACCGATGGCAGCCACGGTCATCATCGCACTGGCCTTTGCCTTCGTCCTGTCGCTGACCGCCGTGCCGGCCGCGATCGCCATCTGGCTGTCGAACCGGGTCGAGGAAAAGGATGGGCGCATCATCCACTGGCTCAAAACGCGCTACGAACCCGGCCTTAACCGGGCGATGCGCCGACCCGCCGCCACGATCGGCGCGGGCATTGTCGGATGCGGGGTTGCGGTCGTCGCTTTCCTGTCGCTGGGGCAGGTCTTCATGCCGCAACTCGATGAAGGCGATTTGTTGATCCAGGCGATGCGCATCCCTGCGACATCGGTGCAGCAGAGCCAGGCGATGCAGGGACCGATCGAGCGGATGATCGGGAAACAGCCCGAAGTCCGGTTCGTCTTTTCCAAGACTGGCACGGCGGAACTGGCGTCCGACCCGATGCCGCCCAATGCCACCGACATGTTCGTGATCCTCAAGCCGCGTGATCAGTGGCCCGACCCGTCGCTGACCAAGGCAGCGCTGGTCGAACGACTGGAAACAAAGCTTAACCGCATACCCGGCAACGCCTATGAAATTACCCAGCCGATCCAGATGCGGTTCAACGAACTGATCGCTGGCGTCCGGGGCGATGTAGCGGTCAAGGTTTTTGGCGAGGATTTCGACGCCATGAACCGGACCGCCAATAAGATCGCGGGGGTGCTGCGTCGTACGGAAGGCGCCACCGACGTGAAGGTCGAACAGACCGCCGGTCTGCCCATGCTCGACATTCGGGTGGATCGGGACGCCATGGCGCGGGTCGGCGTGACGGTGCAGGATGTGCAGGACACGATCACCGCCACGATCGGTGGACGCACGTCCGGCACCATCTTTGAAGGCGACCGGCGCTTTCCCGTGGTGATCCGCCTGTCCGACGCGCAACGGGCGGACCTGACGGCGTTGCGCCAGATCCAGGTGCCGGTGGCAGGGGGACGGTTCGTGCCCCTCGCCAGCGTTGCGGCGATCCGCATCATTGATGGTCCCAACCAGATCAGCCGGGAGAATGGCAAAAGGCGTGTGGTGGTGCAGGCCAACGTCCGCGGCCGCGATATCGCGAGCGTCGTGGACGATGCGCAGGCGGCGATCGCAAAGGATGTCCGCCTGCCTGCTGGCAGCTATCTGGAATGGGGCGGCCAGTTCGAAAATCTGGCCTCCGCGCGCGAGCGGCTGCAACTGGTGGTCCCGGCCTGTTTCGTCCTGATCCTGCTGTTGCTGCATGCGGCGCTGGGATCGGTGCGCGACGCCGCCATCGTCTTTACCGGCGTGCCGATGGCGCTGGTCGGCGGGGTATTGGCGCTGTTCTTGCGGGGCATGGACTTTTCCATCAGCGCTGCCGTGGGGTTCATCGCGCTGTCCGGGATCGCGGTGCTCAATGGTCTGGTGATGGTGTCGTCCATCCAGGATCTGATGCGCACCGGCGTGGATCGGGCGGAGGCGGCGCGGCTGGGCGCGGTGCAGCGGTTGCGACCGGTCGTCATGACGGCGCTGGTGGCGAGCCTGGGCTTCGTGCCGATGGCGATCGGCGCAGGGGCCGGGGCGGAGGTGCAAAAGCCGGTTGCGACCGTCGTGATCGGCGGCCTGATTTCCGCGACGCTGCTGACGCTGTTCGTGCTGCCGACGCTCTATGCGCGATACGGGGGCTGGAGAGCGGCAAGCAGGACGGGGCCAGATGACACCCAGCCTTTGCAGGCTGGTTAA
- a CDS encoding peroxiredoxin-like family protein produces MATLLTETLKDRYAALQAERARSWTPAQLEGNASQRLQLVERFDPAAVAQPGDVLPPLSFTEVGGGTISLDGLTADGRALLVFFRFAGCPACNLALPHYAEALYPPLAERDIPLVALSPQLPDRLRDIKLRHGLPFAVATDKDNGLARLLGISFEPDVRPSPPPAGWIGEVTGTGSWELPQPAVLLLGPGRIVQWIDVSPDWLDRPEAADILRRIG; encoded by the coding sequence ATGGCGACACTTCTCACCGAAACGCTCAAGGACCGCTACGCCGCATTGCAGGCCGAACGCGCGCGCAGCTGGACGCCCGCGCAGCTGGAGGGCAATGCAAGCCAGCGCCTTCAGTTGGTCGAACGGTTCGATCCGGCGGCCGTGGCCCAGCCGGGCGATGTCCTGCCGCCGCTGTCCTTTACCGAAGTGGGTGGCGGCACGATCAGCCTGGATGGTCTAACTGCCGATGGCCGGGCACTGTTGGTCTTCTTTCGGTTCGCGGGCTGCCCGGCGTGCAACCTCGCCTTGCCCCATTATGCCGAGGCGCTTTACCCCCCGCTTGCCGAACGGGACATCCCGCTGGTGGCGCTCAGTCCCCAGCTACCCGACCGTTTGCGCGATATCAAACTGCGCCACGGCCTGCCCTTCGCCGTTGCGACGGACAAGGATAACGGCCTGGCCCGGCTGTTGGGCATCAGCTTCGAACCCGATGTCCGCCCGTCCCCGCCGCCCGCCGGGTGGATCGGGGAAGTGACGGGCACCGGTAGCTGGGAATTGCCGCAGCCCGCCGTACTGCTGCTGGGGCCGGGGCGTATCGTCCAATGGATCGATGTCAGTCCCGATTGGCTCGACCGCCCCGAAGCGGCCGATATCCTGCGCAGGATAGGCTAA
- a CDS encoding LLM class flavin-dependent oxidoreductase, which yields MTQRQLKLGLVPTGVGGPGDSNRWLDTDIPVDASVNIDWYIDVVRQAEAAKFDLVFIVDSQFITANSPPHYLNRLEPLTLLSALAVATKHIGLVATLTTSYNDPFNLARRFASLDLISKGRAGWNVVTSGDAGTAGNFSQPEHFDYDTRYRRAVEFLDVARGLWSSWEEGALVRDRATGQFLDADKLHRLDHRGEFFQVVGPLNLQRSPQGEPVIFQAGDSDQGRDLGAAIADAIFTHAPTIEQGQAFYADLKGRAVRQGRNPDEIVILPGFTVTVGDTDADAKAIEQHYRALDQSFGQALAEFGRPFGWHDFRQYDPDAPFPVEALEYAKSSFYTHAKTITDSAVAQGLTLRQAVERARAGRGSPFVGSAETVANEIQRWFDGRALDGLNVHLGHPAQFKRFVAEVVPILQARGLFRTEYEADTLRGNLGLPIPASLHQRPSVRRDAA from the coding sequence ATGACCCAGCGCCAACTCAAACTCGGCCTCGTGCCCACCGGCGTGGGTGGGCCCGGCGACAGCAATCGATGGCTGGACACGGATATTCCGGTGGACGCCAGCGTCAATATCGACTGGTATATCGATGTCGTGCGTCAGGCCGAAGCGGCCAAGTTCGATCTGGTGTTCATCGTCGATAGCCAGTTCATCACCGCCAACTCGCCGCCTCATTACCTAAACCGGCTGGAACCGCTCACCCTCCTGTCGGCGCTGGCCGTGGCGACCAAGCATATCGGTTTGGTCGCCACGCTCACCACATCCTATAATGATCCCTTCAACCTGGCCCGCCGGTTCGCCTCGCTCGACCTGATCAGCAAGGGGCGGGCAGGCTGGAACGTCGTCACCAGCGGCGACGCAGGCACGGCGGGCAATTTCAGCCAGCCCGAACATTTCGACTATGACACCCGCTATCGCCGGGCCGTCGAGTTTCTCGACGTCGCGCGGGGTTTGTGGTCGAGTTGGGAGGAGGGCGCCCTCGTTCGCGATCGCGCCACCGGCCAGTTCCTCGACGCCGACAAGCTCCATCGGCTTGACCATCGCGGTGAGTTTTTCCAAGTCGTAGGCCCGCTCAATCTCCAGCGGTCGCCACAGGGCGAACCGGTCATCTTCCAGGCCGGCGACAGCGACCAGGGTCGCGACCTGGGCGCGGCGATTGCCGACGCCATCTTCACCCATGCCCCGACGATCGAGCAGGGCCAGGCCTTCTACGCTGACCTGAAAGGGCGGGCCGTCCGGCAGGGTCGCAATCCCGACGAGATCGTCATCCTGCCGGGCTTCACCGTCACGGTCGGCGACACGGATGCGGACGCCAAGGCGATCGAGCAGCATTATCGCGCGCTCGACCAGAGTTTCGGTCAGGCGCTGGCCGAATTTGGCCGCCCCTTCGGCTGGCATGATTTCCGCCAATATGATCCCGACGCGCCGTTCCCGGTAGAGGCTCTGGAATATGCCAAGAGCAGCTTCTACACTCATGCGAAGACGATCACCGACAGCGCCGTCGCGCAGGGACTGACCCTGCGCCAGGCGGTGGAGCGGGCACGGGCCGGTCGCGGCAGCCCCTTTGTGGGATCGGCGGAAACGGTGGCAAACGAAATCCAGCGCTGGTTCGACGGGCGCGCGCTCGATGGCCTGAACGTCCATCTGGGTCATCCGGCGCAGTTCAAGCGCTTCGTGGCAGAGGTGGTGCCGATCCTTCAGGCGCGCGGGCTGTTCCGCACCGAATATGAGGCGGACACGCTGCGCGGCAATCTGGGATTGCCTATCCCCGCCAGCCTGCACCAGCGGCCTTCGGTCCGTCGCGATGCGGCCTGA
- a CDS encoding TolC family protein, whose translation MFKIIAACLAATSCVAMAQAQDEAAMAPAPSRAPFTLDQALAAIGAGAPSTDAAQAGMEAAEAARTVAGLRPNPTIQTEVENIAGSGPYGGFNQAETTLGMSIPIELGGKRPARIAVADAQARRAELTAAIMQADLRFQVVQLYIGAVAAQRRVAIAEDQRRIAQNALDAAALRVRAGRASPIEEQRADVARLNAQAGADRARRLAIAARTNLARRIVQPIDAPLDEAMLDHMPVATQGPPLSDSSGTLAMAAADADLSTADAGIRLARSQSVPDLTVGPGIRRLEATNDTAAVFSISIPIPLFNAGKASVAQARAQQRKAEAERRMTALDVDQAINDAQAEADIAATMARNANGPALAAAQEAARIARIGYREGKFGQLDLLDAERTLAETRLAATEALAAYHNAKARLERLTAPAPQQGHGR comes from the coding sequence ATGTTCAAGATCATTGCGGCCTGTCTGGCTGCCACATCCTGCGTCGCCATGGCGCAGGCGCAGGACGAGGCCGCCATGGCCCCTGCCCCTTCGCGCGCACCCTTCACGCTTGACCAAGCGCTGGCCGCCATTGGCGCTGGTGCACCTTCCACCGATGCCGCGCAAGCGGGCATGGAAGCCGCCGAGGCCGCCCGGACCGTCGCTGGCCTGCGTCCGAACCCCACCATTCAGACCGAGGTCGAGAATATCGCCGGTTCCGGTCCCTATGGCGGTTTCAACCAGGCAGAAACCACGCTGGGCATGAGCATCCCGATCGAACTGGGCGGTAAACGCCCCGCCCGGATCGCGGTGGCCGATGCACAGGCGCGGCGCGCGGAACTGACGGCGGCGATCATGCAGGCCGACCTGCGTTTTCAGGTCGTCCAGCTTTATATCGGGGCGGTCGCTGCCCAACGCCGCGTCGCCATAGCCGAGGATCAACGGCGGATCGCGCAGAATGCACTGGATGCCGCCGCGCTTCGGGTGCGGGCGGGACGGGCGTCGCCGATCGAGGAACAGCGTGCTGATGTCGCCCGCCTCAATGCGCAGGCGGGGGCGGACAGGGCCAGGCGGCTGGCGATCGCCGCCCGCACCAATCTGGCCCGGCGGATCGTACAGCCGATCGACGCGCCGCTGGATGAGGCGATGCTCGATCATATGCCGGTGGCGACACAGGGACCACCGCTCAGCGATAGTAGCGGGACGCTGGCGATGGCGGCGGCGGATGCGGACCTGTCGACGGCGGACGCGGGCATCCGGCTCGCCCGATCGCAAAGCGTGCCCGATCTGACCGTGGGGCCGGGCATCCGGCGTCTGGAGGCGACCAACGACACGGCCGCTGTGTTCAGCATCTCCATACCGATCCCCCTGTTTAACGCGGGCAAGGCATCGGTGGCGCAGGCGCGCGCACAGCAGCGCAAGGCCGAAGCGGAACGGCGGATGACCGCGCTGGATGTCGACCAGGCGATCAACGATGCGCAGGCGGAGGCCGATATCGCCGCGACGATGGCGCGCAACGCCAACGGCCCGGCGCTCGCCGCGGCGCAAGAAGCCGCGCGGATCGCCCGGATCGGCTATCGGGAGGGGAAGTTCGGCCAACTCGACCTGCTCGATGCGGAACGCACGCTGGCCGAAACGCGCCTCGCCGCGACCGAAGCCCTTGCCGCCTATCATAATGCCAAGGCGCGGTTGGAGCGGCTGACCGCTCCCGCGCCGCAACAGGGACATGGACGATGA
- a CDS encoding ABC transporter substrate-binding protein: MGGSLLLSDRRTFLVGAAALGLAACGGAGKGGRTKLVLGDQVHLSQSRAEAAGALDNLPYDIEWANFVGAAPLLEALNAGAVDTAPAGDLPVILAAAARAPLKIIAGTRFSNSDIGIIVPKGSPIRSVADLAGRRVIVSSARGSISHYLLLEALKEARVAKDAVKIGFMLPNDAAAAFAAGQVEAWATFGTYQIAAELAGAQLLRDGEGINSPFALIAASQSALDDPAKRTALRDVMARQQKAAMWAADHPKDYAAILVKETKVDPKVADIMADRQRGLLVAPDAALVKPLQRVVDRFFADGELPVHVAVSKIIDPGIFPA, encoded by the coding sequence ATGGGCGGATCGCTCTTGCTTTCTGATCGCCGGACCTTCCTCGTCGGCGCGGCCGCGCTCGGCCTTGCCGCGTGCGGCGGGGCCGGGAAGGGCGGGCGGACGAAGCTGGTCCTGGGCGACCAGGTCCATCTGTCGCAGTCCCGCGCGGAAGCCGCCGGTGCGCTCGACAACCTGCCCTATGACATAGAATGGGCGAATTTCGTGGGCGCCGCGCCCTTGCTGGAGGCGCTGAATGCAGGCGCCGTCGATACCGCGCCCGCAGGCGACCTGCCGGTCATTCTGGCGGCGGCGGCGCGTGCCCCGCTCAAGATTATCGCGGGCACCCGCTTCTCCAACAGCGACATCGGGATCATCGTCCCCAAAGGATCGCCCATCCGCTCGGTCGCCGATCTGGCCGGACGTCGCGTGATCGTCTCCAGCGCGCGCGGCAGCATCTCCCATTATCTGCTGCTCGAAGCGCTCAAGGAAGCCAGGGTCGCAAAGGACGCCGTCAAGATCGGCTTCATGCTGCCCAACGACGCCGCCGCCGCCTTCGCCGCCGGGCAGGTCGAGGCGTGGGCGACCTTCGGCACCTATCAGATCGCCGCCGAACTGGCCGGTGCACAACTCCTGCGCGATGGGGAAGGGATCAACAGCCCCTTCGCCCTCATCGCCGCATCGCAGTCGGCGCTGGACGACCCGGCCAAGCGCACCGCCCTGCGCGATGTCATGGCGCGGCAGCAGAAAGCCGCCATGTGGGCCGCCGATCACCCGAAGGATTATGCGGCCATCCTCGTAAAGGAAACAAAGGTCGATCCGAAAGTCGCCGATATCATGGCGGATCGTCAAAGGGGATTGCTGGTTGCGCCCGATGCCGCACTGGTCAAGCCGCTCCAGCGCGTGGTCGATCGCTTCTTCGCCGATGGCGAACTACCTGTCCATGTCGCTGTCTCAAAGATCATCGATCCCGGCATCTTCCCGGCATGA
- a CDS encoding class II aldolase/adducin family protein, which produces MATVLKDDRFRASGISEAEWKVRVDLAAFYRLSALYGWDDFIYTHISARVPGPDHHFLINPFGLMFDEITASSLVKVDLDGNVIGNSDYGINYAGYVIHSAIHGARDDAHYIAHFHSADGMAVSAHAEGLLPLNQRALALIPRLSYHDYEGVALNLDERERLVADLGDTNVMLLRNHGTLALGATPGEAFSGIYHLEEACKAQVRTLAVGRDKILIAPEAAQAEVRQQMNRQRKPVEGAKSHYDLVWEAALRKAERQSPGFNA; this is translated from the coding sequence ATGGCTACAGTCCTGAAAGACGACCGTTTTCGTGCATCCGGCATCAGCGAAGCGGAATGGAAGGTCCGCGTCGATCTCGCCGCCTTCTATCGCCTGTCCGCCCTCTATGGCTGGGACGATTTCATCTACACGCACATCTCCGCCCGCGTGCCGGGGCCGGACCATCATTTCCTGATCAATCCGTTCGGGCTGATGTTCGATGAGATCACCGCGTCCAGCCTGGTTAAGGTCGACCTGGACGGCAATGTCATCGGCAACAGCGACTATGGCATCAACTATGCCGGCTATGTGATCCATTCGGCGATCCATGGCGCGCGCGACGACGCACATTATATCGCCCATTTCCACAGCGCCGACGGCATGGCGGTGTCGGCCCATGCCGAAGGTCTGCTGCCGCTCAACCAGCGCGCGCTCGCGCTGATCCCGCGCCTATCCTATCATGATTATGAAGGCGTAGCGCTCAATCTGGACGAACGCGAACGGCTGGTCGCGGATCTGGGCGATACCAACGTTATGCTGCTGCGCAACCATGGTACGCTGGCCTTGGGCGCGACGCCGGGCGAAGCGTTCAGCGGCATCTATCATCTGGAAGAAGCCTGCAAGGCGCAGGTGCGCACGCTGGCGGTCGGCCGCGACAAGATACTGATCGCGCCGGAAGCCGCGCAGGCAGAGGTGCGCCAGCAGATGAACCGCCAGCGCAAGCCAGTGGAGGGCGCCAAGTCCCACTATGATCTGGTCTGGGAAGCTGCCTTGCGCAAGGCGGAACGCCAGTCCCCCGGCTTCAACGCATAA